In the Corynebacterium jeikeium genome, TGACGGAAGATTCCCCAATGAACACTGTGAGAATGGATCACACCAAGAAGACATTTTTGGAGAAGTACCATCGAGAAGTTTTAGACGCTTTGTCCAGTGCCCCAGAGTTAATGCAGTATGACCTTGTGGGATGTAGGGATCAGGGGGATGACAAACATGAGAAGTCAATCCTCTGCGGCGGCTATCTGGATTCCGGTGTTCATGCTGTTAAGGGAGGGAAAGAGTTTAGTTTAAATCCCCATTTTCATTTTGGGGAGAGGCCAGAATACATTCGAGAAAGTATAGGGATGGATTTAGAAAACTCACCTGGCGGCGGCATGCCGGTTCGGCTTAAGGTATATATTTCTGGGCGAAGCTAGTGGTGGCTGGCGGTGGCTGGCGGTGGCTGGCGGTGGGGCATGGGCTGGCGTAGGCGTAGTGACCGGCGGTGGCGAGCAGCGGCTGGCGTGGGCGTGGTGACCGGCGGTGGCTGGCGCGCTAAATGTCGTTAAAGTGATAAAACGTTATTGGCAACGATTGCGATTACTGTAAAACTGCAGGTCACGGCAGTTTTAATTTCTGGAAAAATTTTTTCGGGAAGACGAATTCCCACTTTAACGACATTTAGCGTTTTGGGAAGGGGTGCCAGCCCAGTCCAGCCAGGTTAGAAGCAGTGCTCCTGCGTCGGGAATCCGCCTTCAGCAACCTCTCGCTTGTAGGCAGCAGCGGCGGCTGTCAGGTCCGAACCCACCGAAGCCCACTGCTTAGCGAAGCGCGGACGGTGCCCGCCGGCTGGGAACGCAGCCATGTCGTGCCACACCAGAACCTGCCCATCGCAGTCCGGACCTGCGCCAATGCCAATCGTCGGGATGTCCAGCTCCTTAGTCACCGAAGCCGCCACGTCTGCGGGCACCATTTCCAGAACCACCATGTCGGCACCGGCTTCCTGCACGGCGCGGGCATCGGCCAGCAGCTGCTCTGCGCCAGCGCCGCGGCCCTGCACCTTGAAACCGCCCAGCTGGTTGACGGACTGCGGAGTAAAGCCGATGTGTGCACAGACGGAGATACCGGCGTCAGTAATAGCGCGAATGCGATCCGCAATCCGCACCCCGCCTTCGATCTTCACCGCATGCGCGCCCGTGCGATGCAGCATCTCGGTGGCGGCCTTCACGGCCTGCTCATCCGAA is a window encoding:
- the panB gene encoding 3-methyl-2-oxobutanoate hydroxymethyltransferase; amino-acid sequence: MNSMTATSGTSGSTPTGYLVPTKKVRIADLKARKGTGEPFAMLTAYDYSTAVAFAEAGVEIMLVGDSAANVVFGYDATQRISMDEMVYLTAAVVRGAGNAAVVADLPFGTYEASDEQAVKAATEMLHRTGAHAVKIEGGVRIADRIRAITDAGISVCAHIGFTPQSVNQLGGFKVQGRGAGAEQLLADARAVQEAGADMVVLEMVPADVAASVTKELDIPTIGIGAGPDCDGQVLVWHDMAAFPAGGHRPRFAKQWASVGSDLTAAAAAYKREVAEGGFPTQEHCF